One Fulvia fulva chromosome 8, complete sequence DNA window includes the following coding sequences:
- a CDS encoding tRNA wybutosine-synthesizing protein 4, translating to MAVVDEEPDTPLPDISQLLLETDNVPRPAQSLEQLNVHSQPRQSDDLPTGHENKSNDKMLKAEKLLGLQGLTNGASNANGKVRRSSSVPMLTNGKGKSSSKTAIVDPQKQHRDELIMDTNKSSIVSKRSVEKLYYHGQPEYFRYFVSKFKRRSPLINRGYWLRMKAIEHAASRFMSERTAKKKVLINLGCGYDPLPFLFLGKQPQLCQGTTFVDVDYPVLMQNKVGVIDKTEQLRSLTPKLTKTGNESGLLASSDPYVAIGCDLSNMTPLQDILQEHLQLGNGDVAILFVSEVSTAYMPRDASQAVFEWTATYPDVRFCLLEQHLPDGSDHPFAATMLAHFEKLRTPLQAVGTMEEMKARFVAAGYPEHGTEIRSLWELWSDPTFLSPEERRALDRIEPFDEWEEFALFGSHYFLLMAEKEPGRDYSSKPYTSTRASFFAGSSRASIASSPVNGSNSTSPDTPQYHFGPGDILQTHELIEPHNFRRFASVVPAPDTDAGDSVGLHGGLGTQERQDSCNTYSRYDAVQPIMGPPLRTGTMCHAITRLGSTANCVMTGGRTSPDKASAESWLRLDGKWRRVQDLPSGRFRHSAVPLVLPTVPRPAHTVLVFGGKASDGQVLDEWLIWTGETGWQPVVVKGEKPPARFGATMITDGREATSGVIIGGMTSAGRVLNDFWHWNLENDMTLTCQNVTSRATAFLKADACILGRFGAQVVRSNRGILLIGGVTGARMLTRQDEILNMKTLRPQPIQGPRPLFVGHALEEIDGGLLVLGGGATCFSFGTTWNRSCVLNDASPPEFQMEWQLRATINAGKPTTEQSTIFTEPSSNGNGTPDPNKRMPDPVRIQDIRITHGVNFPQYVDAARPVILRNCQIGSCTTTWTNTYLVEAVGADRKVAVHSSSAERMDFQKKNFQYITQDFATFISSVEKGERVYLRALSKEAPNNRPTSLAEDFPAIAGDFGLPHELEYVTRNAHSSPLRISGPVHMWLHYDVMANVLCQVRGRKRLLLYPPSDVSHLGFEAGASSSSIDVFDTTTAHPSLSQTHPHEAILDPGDILFIPPMWVHTAAPTQGMSVAVNVFFRNLPANGYAAGRDVYGNRDLAAYERGRKDVARIIKSFEDLPPDVSGFYLERLANEMLEKARSVSKSASLHSVYAEAP from the exons ATGGCCGTGGTCGATGAAGAGCCCGACACTCCCCTTCCGGATATCTCACAGCTGCTCCTTGAAACAGACAACGTGCCTCGTCCTGCACAATCCCTGGAGCAGCTCAACGTCCACTCGCAGCCTCGGCAGTCGGACGACCTTCCTACAGGCCATGAGAACAAGTCCAACGATAAAATGCTGAAGGCAGAGAAGTTGCTTGGCCTGCAGGGCCTCACCAACGGCGCGAGCAATGCAAATGGCAAGGTCAGACGCAGCTCGAGCGTACCCATGCTCACCAACGGCAAGGGCAAGTCATCCAGCAAGACTGCGATCGTGGACCCTCAGAAGCAGCACCGAGACGAACTGATCATGGATACGAACAAGAGCAGCATCGTTTCGAAACGTTCCGTGGAGAAGCTCTACTACCATGGCCAGCCCGAGTACTTTCGCTATTTCGTGAGCAAATTTAAGCGAAGGTCTCCTTTGATCAATCGCGGGTACTGGTTACGCATGAAAGCCATCGAACATGCAGCGTCACGCTTTATGAGCGAGCGGACGGCGAAGAAGAAGGTGCTCATCAATCTTGGATGCGGGTA CGATCCATTACCTTTCCTCTTTCTTGGCAAGCAACCTCAGCTATGTCAAGGGACTACCTTTGTCGACGTGGACTATCCAGTCCTGATGCAGAACAAGGTTGGAGTCATCGACAAGACTGAGCAGCTTAGGTCGTTGACACCGAAACTCACCAAGACGGGAAACGAAAGTGGCCTACTTGCCTCGAGCGACCCATACGTTGCAATAGGATGTGACTTGTCTAACATGACGCCGCTGCAAGACATCTTGCAGGAACACCTTCAACTTGGTAATGGTGATGTAGCGATACTGTTCGTGTCTGAAGTCTCCACTGCGTACATGCCAAGGGATGCATCACAAGCTGTCTTCGAATGGACCGCAACATATCCCGATGTTCGCTTCTGCTTGCTTGAGCAACACCTGCCGGATGGTTCTGACCACCCTTTCGCCGCCACGATGTTGGCGCACTTTGAGAAACTCCGGACACCACTCCAGGCAGTTGGGACGATGGAGGAGATGAAAGCACGATTCGTAGCAGCAGGCTACCCCGAGCACGGAACAGAAATTCGGTCGCTTTGGGAGCTGTGGTCGGATCCAACATTCCTCAGTCCGGAAGAGCGACGAGCTCTCGATCGTATAGAGCCTTTCGATGAGTGGGAAGAGTTCGCCTTGTTCGGCTCGCACTACTTCCTGCTCATGGCGGAGAAGGAACCTGGCCGGGACTACTCTTCCAAGCCGTATACATCCACACGAGCATCGTTCTTTGCAGGATCGTCTCGCGCCTCAATAGCGTCAAGCCCAGTGAACGGCAGCAACAGCACCAGCCCCGATACACCGCAGTATCACTTTGGACCAGGAGATATCCTGCAGACGCACGAGCTGATAGAACCACATAACTTTCGAAGATTTGCCTCGGTCGTTCCAGCACCAGACACAGATGCGGGCGATTCAGTAGGTCTACATGGAGGCCTGGGTACACAAGAACGACAAGACAGCTGTAATACATACTCCAGATACGACGCAGTACAGCCCATCATGGGACCGCCACTGCGGACAGGCACCATGTGTCACGCCATCACTCGACTCGGCAGTACAGCGAATTGTGTAATGACTGGAGGCAGGACGTCTCCTGACAAGGCCAGCGCCGAGTCCTGGCTTAGATTGGATGGCAAGTGGCGGAGAGTGCAAGACCTGCCTTCAGGACGATTCAGGCATTCGGCTGTACCTCTAGTGTTACCGACTGTACCACGACCTGCCCATACAGTCCTCGTCTTCGGCGGCAAAGCTTCCGACGGCCAAGTCCTCGACGAGTGGCTGATCTGGACTGGTGAAACTGGCTGGCAGCCGGTAGTGGTGAAAGGAGAAAAGCCTCCAGCGCGATTTGGTGCCACCATGATCACCGACGGCCGTGAAGCCACGTCTGGTGTCATCATTGGCGGCATGACGAGCGCTGGCAGAGTATTAAACGACTTCTGGCACTGGAACCTGGAGAACGACATGACACTTACCTGCCAGAACGTGACCTCGAGAGCGACTGCCTTCCTCAAAGCCGATGCTTGCATCCTTGGACGCTTCGGAGCACAGGTCGTCAGGTCGAATAGAGGCATCCTCCTGATCGGCGGTGTCACTGGCGCCCGCATGCTCACTAGACAGGATGAGATCCTCAACATGAAGACTCTTAGACCACAACCTATTCAAGGCCCCAGACCCCTGTTCGTAGGCCACGCCCTCGAGGAGATCGACGGTGGCCTTCTCGTCCTCGGCGGTGGTGCAACATGTTTCTCTTTTGGTACGACATGGAACCGCAGCTGTGTGCTTAATGATGCATCTCCCCCCGAATTTCAAATGGAATGGCAACTTCGCGCTACGATCAACGCAGGGAAGCCAACGACGGAACAGAGTACCATATTCACGGAGCCAAGTTCCAATGGCAACGGCACGCCTGATCCCAACAAGCGCATGCCTGACCCCGTTCGTATTCAAGATATCCGCATCACGCACGGCGTGAACTTCCCACAGTACGTTGACGCTGCACGGCCGGTCATTTTACGGAACTGTCAGATCGGATCCTGCACCACGACATGGACGAACACCTACCTCGTCGAAGCAGTTGGCGCCGACCGCAAAGTCGCCGTGCACTCCTCTTCAGCAGAGCGGATGGACTTCCAGAAGAAGAACTTCCAATACATCACCCAAGACTTTGCCACCTTCATCTCCTCCGTGGAAAAGGGCGAACGAGTCTACCTGCGAGCTCTCTCCAAGGAAGCACCAAATAACAGACCCACCAGCCTCGCCGAAGACTTCCCCGCGATAGCCGGCGACTTTGGACTTCCGCATGAACTGGAATATGTCACGAGGAATGCCCACAGTTCACCCCTACGAATTTCAGGACCGGTGCACATGTGGCTCCATTACGATGTCATGGCGAATGTGCTCTGTCAAGTACGAGGGAGGAAGCGATTACTTCTTTACCCACCTTCCGACGTCTCCCACCTAGGCTTCGAAGCAGGCGCCTCTTCCTCCTCCATCGACGTCTTCGACACCACCACCGCTCATCCCTCCCTCTCCCAAACCCACCCACACGAAGCCATTCTAGACCCAGGCGACATCCTCTTCATCCCACCAATGTGGGTCCACACCGCAGCTCCCACCCAGGGCATGAGTGTAGCTGTCAACGTCTTCTTCAGGAACTTACCCGCAAACGGCTATGCGGCGGGGCGAGACGTGTATGGCAATAGAGATTTGGCTGCGTATGAGAGAGGGAGGAAAGATGTTGCGAGGATTATCAAGAGTTTTGAGGATCTGCCGCCGGATGTTAGTGGGTTTTATTTGGAGCGGTTGGCGAATGAGATGTTGGAGAAGGCGAGGAGTGTGAGTAAGAGTGCGAGTTTGCATTCTGTTTATGCTGAGGCGCCGTGA
- a CDS encoding Autophagy-related protein 18, with product MPGLNYVTFNQDHSSLAVATTRGLRVYNTDPFELTNQSYEDDIALVEQLFSTSLVAIILTPRLLRIVNTKRAQKHSTICELTFHGMVVAVKMNRKRLVVMLEEVAFIYDISNMKMIHQQVIPQNPGGICAISPNSENGYLALPHYHKTPQNPHTQPTHVPKSVIKESISGDVLLYDLNKMEEVTVIQCHQAAVSYIAINNDGTLMATSSEKGTVIRVFSIPDGKKLYQFRRGSIPARIYCMSFNATSTLLCVSSATETIHVFKLAPPGPSNGNANRPISPPSSPTQQRQPSFSGRDRSESPSASEDAREGSADFDGDPSALSNAKQPRQPGFMSLVRRTSQNVSTSFVSRAAGYLPSSVTEMWEPQRDFAWMRVPRGANGQPVRSVVAMANNTPHVMVATNEGDFYVYSVDLEKGGEGTLMKRFDEIHGMKYRKGNDEYE from the exons ATGCCCGGGCTGAACTATGTCACGTTCAACCAAGACCACAGCTCGCTGGCTGTTG CAACAACACGCGGGCTGCGCGTGTACAACACCGATCCCTTCGAGCTCACAAACCAGTCCTACGAAGATGACATCGCCCTCGTCGAGCAGCTCTTCTCCACCTCCCTCGTCGCCATCATCCTTACGCCCCGACTGCTGCGAATCGTGAACACCAAA CGCGCGCAGAAGCATTCGACCATATGCGAACTCACGTTCCATGGCATGGTGGTGGCGGTCAAGATGAACCGGAAGAGGTTGGTGGTCATGCTGGAAGAGGTCGCCTTCATCTACGACATCAGCAACATGAAGATGATCCACCAGCAAGTCATACCTCAAAACCCAGGCGGCATATGCGCAATATCCCCAAACTCGGAGAACGGCTATCTTGCGCTACCACATTACCACAAGACGCCGCAGAACCCGCACACACAACCTACGCATGTGCCCAAGTCGGTTATAAAAGAGTCGATCAGCGGGGACGTCCTGCTGTACGATCTGAACAAGATGGAGGAAGTCACAGTGATACAGTGCCACCAGGCTGCGGTCTCATACATTGCGATTAACAACGACGGCACACTCATGGCGACATCATCAGAAAAGGGCACAGTGATACGGGTCTTCTCGATACCAGACGGGAAGAAGCTCTACCAGTTCCGAAGAGGCAGCATACCGGCGAGGATATACTGCATGAGCTTCAACGCAACATCCACCCTACTCTGCGTCTCATCCGCGACAGAGACGATCCACGTCTTCAAGCTTGCGCCGCCAGGCCCATCGAATGGTAACGCCAACCGACCCATCTCACCTCCATCCTCCCCAACTCAACAACGACAACCCTCCTTCTCCGGCCGCGACCGCAGCGAAAGTCCCTCAGCATCAGAAGACGCACGAGAAGGCAGCGCAGACTTCGACGGCGACCCATCAGCATTGTCAAACGCCAAGCAACCACGACAGCCAGGATTCATGTCCCTCGTGCGACGAACCTCGCAAAACGTCTCCACATCTTTCGTCAGCAGGGCAGCAGGCTACCTACCCTCATCTGTTACTGAAATGTGGGAACCACAACGAGACTTTGCCTGGATGCGCGTACCGCGAGGAGCTAACGGCCAGCCGGTGCGAAGTGTCGTGGCGATGGCGAACAACACTCCGCACGTGATGGTGGCCACTAACGAGGGTGACTTTTACGTGTACAGTGTTGATCTGGAGAAGGGAGGCGAGGGAACGTTGATGAAGAGGTTTGA TGAGATCCATGGCATGAAGTATCGGAAGGGGAACGACGAGTACGAATGA
- a CDS encoding Rho GDP-dissociation inhibitor, with translation MSADPKPEDLQPEQTEGFKVGEKKTIEEYQQLDQNDESLRKWKESLGLGTGQPIGDPNDPRRVIILSLGLEVEGRPDIIIELDKPGSVEDLKNHPFTIKEGATFRMKARFRVNHQILSGLKYVQVVSRGPVKNKMQEMIGSYSPSTTDKPEYEKKFETDTAPSGMLGRGKYKAVSKFVDDDNHDHLTFEWSFEVKKDW, from the exons ATGTCTGCGGACCCGAAACCAGAAGACTTGCAGCCTGAGCAGACCGAGGGCTTCAAGGTTGGCGAGAAGAAGACCATTGAGGAATATCAGCAACTAG ACCAAAACGACGAATCCCTCCGAAAGTGGAAAGAGTCCCTCGGTCTCGGCACAGGCCAACCCATCGGTGATCCAAACGACCCCCGTCGTGTCATCATCCTCTCCCTAGGCCTCGAAGTAGAAGGACGCCCCGACATCATCATCGAGCTCGACAAGCCCGGCTCCGTCGAAGACCTAAAGAACCACCCCTTCACCATCAAGGAAGGAGCCACCTTCCGCATGAAGGCACGCTTCAGAGTCAACCATCAGATCCTCAGCGGTCTGAAGTATGTGCAGGTTGTCAGCAGAGGGCCGGTGAAGAATAAGATGCAGGAGATGATT GGTTCTTACTCTCCAAGCACGACTGATAAGCCAGAGTATGAGAAGAAGTTTGAAACCGACACAGCTCCTTCGGGCATGCTTGGACGTGGCAAGTACAAGGCTGTCTCCAAGTTTGTCGATGATGATAACCACGACCACTTGACCTTCGAATGGTCATTCGAGGTGAAGAAGGACTGGTAG
- a CDS encoding Thioredoxin, with product MGKEGVHVLGSKADYDKAREDKDTLMVIDCFATWCGPCKVIAPQVVKFSDTYPNVRFYKVDVDEVPEVAQELSVRAMPTFFLFKGDSKEPIETVVGANPKALETAIQQHA from the exons ATGGGCAAGGAGGGCGTTCACGTCTTGGGCAGCAAGGCCGACTACGACAAGGCGAGAGAGGACAAGGATACTTTGATGGTCATTGACTGCTTCGCGACATGGTGCGGTCCATGCAAGGTCATTGCGCCACAGGTTGTCAA GTTCTCCGACACATACCCCAACGTCCGCTTCTACAAGGTCGACGTCGACGAGGTCCCAGAGGTCGCACAGGAGCTCTCTGTCCGCGCCATGCCAACCTTCTTCCTCTTCAAGGGTGACAGCAAGGAGCCAATCGAGACCGTTGTCGGTGCCAACCCAAAGGCGCTCGAGACTGCCATCCAGCAGCACGCATAA
- a CDS encoding Purine-cytosine permease fcyB: protein MVHIEHEYVANRDWHGRHPELRPQSSRCLSRHPLPQPAVLWPNSVPGHLASEDWYATDDSSSIQLRQIPSLDPGPAQSGDLTGFCVIDSVVGGLTLSSVTKDDLTPTVGIVIIGVLALPVSFCGLRVLHHYQRYAWIPALIAITVATGCGGKHLHKQVVTEAPSVATILSFGALIAGFLVPWAALASNFAIYIPPETRSSKVFAYTYCGLFLPTVPLMVLGAAIGGAVPNVPSWQEGYNNRSVGGVLAAMLEPAGSFGKFLVVILSLTLLGNISATMYSITLNFQLLMPWLVNIPRALFSIVITAIVIPVSIVAATNFFTNLENFIGLIGYWAAAFVAVVVAEHTIFRRSDSEAYTHKSGILVPLRYIQATLASRWRSQSLQFCMFRPGSSK from the exons ATGGTTCACATTGAGCACGAATATGTTGCC AATCGTGACTGGCATGGTCGGCACCCTGAGTTACGGCCTCAGTCTTCGAGATGCCTCTCTCGTCATCCTCTTCCTCAGCCTGCTGTGCTGTGGCCCAACAGCGTACCTGGCCACCTTGCGTCCGAGGACTGGTATGCGACAGATGATTCAAGCTCGATTCAGCTTCGGCAAATACCTAGTCTCGATCCCGGTCCTGCTCAATCTGGCGACTTGACGGGCTTTTGTGTCATCGATAGCGTAGTCGGAGGCTTGACACTGTCCTCCGTCACGAAGGATGATCTGACGCCCACTGTCGGGATCGTAATCATCGGGGTTCTAGCACTTCCGGTCTCTTTCTGCGGCTTGCGAGTTCTGCACCACTACCAGCGCTATGCCTGGATCCCGGCTTTGATCGCCATAACTGTTGCGACCGGGTGTGGTGGGAAGCATTTGCACAAGCAAGTTGTGACAGAAGCTCCATCAGTAGCTACCATTTTGTCATTCGGTGCTCTTATCGCTGGCTTTCTGGTGCCATGGGCTGCCCTTGCGTCGAACTTCGCCATCTACATCCCGCCCGAGACTCGAAGCTCGAAGGTCTTCGCCTACACTTACTGCGGCCTGTTCCTGCCTACAGTCCCTCTGATGGTTCTCGGTGCAGCCATCGGTGGTGCTGTTCCAAATGTTCCATCATGGCAGGAAGGCTACAATAACAGATCCGTCGGCGGTGTCCTCGCCGCGATGCTCGAGCCAGCTGGGAGCTTCGGCAAGTTCTTGGTCGTCATCTTGTCGCTCACACTGCTGGGTAACATCTCGGCTACGATGTACAGCATCACGTTGAACTTCCAGCTGCTGATGCCGTGGCTTGTGAACATTCCTCGAGCTCTGTTTTCGATTGTCATTACTGCGATTGTGATCCCAGTATCAATTGTGGCGGCGACAAACTTCTTCACGAACCTCGAGAACTTTATTGGGCTCATTGGGTACTGGGCTGCGGCCTTTGTGGCAGTCGTGGTGGCGGAGCACACCATCTTTCGCAGATCTGACAGTGAAGCGTATACTCACAAGTCTGGTATACTGGTCCCATTGCGGTACATACAGGCGACATTGGCTTCGAGATGGCGTTCGCAGTCACTGCAGTTCTGTATGTTCCGTCCCGGAAGCTCGAAGTGA